CGCGACGGCCAAGGGCGAAGAGCTGGGCCGCGGCATTTTGGAAGAGGCAGAGACCGGCTACGGCCTGGTGCCCGACGCCAAGCCGTCGAAATCCGTACGGTTCGAGGCCCCCCGCTGGGCCCTGTCCGCGCCAATTGTCCGCGCGTTCAATTCCGCCTATTTCCGACGCGTGCCCGAGCGCGGACGCACCAGCGTGAAGCCGATCACCGAGTTTTTCTTCCCGCTCGACAAGCTGCATGGCTGGAACCGGCTCTATGGCAAGAGCGGCTTTCATCAGTTCCAATGCGTCGTCCCAGTGGCCGAGGTCGCGGTGCTGCGCGCGATGCTCGACAAGATCGCCTATGCCGGGCTCGCCTCGCCGCTCGCGGTGCTCAAACGCATGGGACCCGGGCGGGCCGGTCTGATGTCCTTCCCGATGGAGGGCTACACGCTCGCCGTCGACTTCCCCAACCGAGGCCGCGCGGAGGCCCTGATCGCAGAGCTTGAAGAGATCACGGAGAAAGCCGGTGGGCGCGTCTACCTCGCAAAGGACGCGACGCTCGACGCCAAGCGGCTTGGCAAGATGTACCCCGAGGTCGGCAAATTCGCCAAACTGGTGGCCAAGCTGGATCCCGACGGGGCCTACGAGACCGATCAGACGCGCCGGCTGGGCGTCAGGAGCCACGCATGAGTACGACCGAGACCTGGATTATTCTTGGCGCGACCTCGTCCATGGCGCGCGCCTTCGCCCGTGCGGTATCGCGCGAGGGCTGCAACGTGCTGCTGGCTGGCCGCGACATGACTGATCTGGAGGCCTCTGCCGCAGATTGCGCCTTGCAAGGCGCCCTGATCGCCGAGGCGCACCATTTCGATGCGCGCGACACGGAAAGCTTCACGAGCCTGTTGGACCGGGCACCGGAGCTTGAGGGCGTGATCAATGTCGCCGTGTTCGTGGGCTCAATGCCCGCGCAATCGGACATCGACACGGACCCATCCCTGATCGCGGGTGTTGTCAGCGACAATTACGCAGGCCCCGCCGCCTTCCTTCAGGCTATTGCGCCGCAGATGGAAAGCCGTGGCGCGGGGTGCGTCGTAGGCGTGGGCTCGGTCGCGGGCGATCGCGGTCGCATCGGCAACTATGTCTATGGCTCCGCCAAGGCGGGCTTTCACACCTATCTCAGCGGGCTGCGCAACCGTCTGACGCGCTCGGGTGGGCATGTGGTCACCGTGAAACCAGGCTTCGTCGACACAGCCATGACCTGGGGGATCGAGGGGATGTTCCTTGTCGCCTCCCCCGACCGGATCGCCACCGACATTCTCAAGGCCGTGAAGAAGAGGCGCGATGTGATCTACACGCCCGCCTTCTGGAAGCTGATCATGACGATCATCAAAACCATCCCTGAACGCGTGTTCAAAAAGCTCAGCGTCTAGCGGATTGCGACCTGCGTGGGGCCCTGCCCCACACCCCGCCGTATTTCAGGAACAAAGAAAGAGCGGGTTGCTGCTCAGACGCCGAATGCCTCGTGAAACAGGCCGGCTGCGTAGAACATCAGCGTCAGGGTGAACAAGATCAGCGAGATGCCATGCCGGTCGCGCATCGCAAAGACGATCGGATCGTAGTCCTGCTTGCCCTTGTAGCCCAGCGACACCATCCGGAAGAGCCACCCGCCCAGGGGCAGCATCGCGAGCCAGAGGAGCCATTGCGTCGGATAGAGCTGCTGCGCCTGCTCGGTAAACGTGTAGAGGAAGAAGACCAACATCGAGCCGAACATGCCCAGACCCGCCACATTGAGCAGATCGGAGCGGTCGGGCCGCCCATAGCCCCGCCCGGGCAGGCGCTCGTCGGAGGTCGCGAGTGTCAGCTCGGTCAAACGCTTGACGCATCCCAGCGTGACAAAGACCGGGAAGACGAAGACCAGCATGAAGCCCGAAACGAATATCTCGCCCGCCGCAGCCCCCGCCACGACCCGCAATGTGTAGAGCGCCGCCAGCGTCGCGATGTCGACCCAGCGCATGCGCTTGAGCTTGAGCGAATACGCAAGTGAGAGCACCATATAAAGCAGCACAACCCCCAGAAAGGCCGCGTTCAGCGCTGCCGCGACCCCGATTGCGATCGCAGCCAACAGCCCGACCGCCAGCATTCCCACAGAAAGCGGCAAGGCCCCACTCGCGAAGGGTCGGTTCTTCTTGGTGGGGTGCAGCCGGTCCGCGTCGAGATCCAGCAGATCGTTGACCAGGTAGATCGTCGAGGCTGCCGCAGAGAAGGCGACAATCGCCAGCAGCACCGGCATCAGGGCCGACAGCCCGAAATTATGCGCAGCAAGCAGCGGAAGCAGCAAAAGGACGTTCTTGACGTATTGGTGCGGACGCATCGCTTTCATCAGCGCGCGCCATTTCCACCCCGAGGCCAGTTCGGTGACATTGTGGCCGTCCGCTTCGAGCGCGGCGCGTGCACCGGGCACATCGCCCACCAGAATAGTGTCATCGGCCTGCTGCCAGATCGGCATGTCGGCCAGCTCATTGCCCGCATAGTGGAAACCGCGCGCCCCGAATGCCTCCACCAGAGCCTCTGCCTTGGCGTCCCCTTTGAGGTTGGTCTGCCCATCGGACGCGAAGACGCGCGACGACAGGCCGTGATGCGCGGCAAGCGGCTCGACC
The nucleotide sequence above comes from Litoreibacter ponti. Encoded proteins:
- a CDS encoding FAD-binding oxidoreductase produces the protein MTWNTLSYTGWGRVRQAKGRVARPERRSALARLTAAPAIGMKRSYGDSCLNDGGDVIDMTRMDRMLSFDAETGILEVEAGARVGDIARRFAPDGWLPAVMPGTGFATVGGCIAHDVHGKNHHGAGSFGEHVVEITLIQGETVKVIGPSKNATLFRATIGGLGQTGVIVAAKLALSPCKGDIITVTERRIENFDTFIESLDGSQSTYTVGWIDATAKGEELGRGILEEAETGYGLVPDAKPSKSVRFEAPRWALSAPIVRAFNSAYFRRVPERGRTSVKPITEFFFPLDKLHGWNRLYGKSGFHQFQCVVPVAEVAVLRAMLDKIAYAGLASPLAVLKRMGPGRAGLMSFPMEGYTLAVDFPNRGRAEALIAELEEITEKAGGRVYLAKDATLDAKRLGKMYPEVGKFAKLVAKLDPDGAYETDQTRRLGVRSHA
- a CDS encoding SDR family oxidoreductase, which translates into the protein MSTTETWIILGATSSMARAFARAVSREGCNVLLAGRDMTDLEASAADCALQGALIAEAHHFDARDTESFTSLLDRAPELEGVINVAVFVGSMPAQSDIDTDPSLIAGVVSDNYAGPAAFLQAIAPQMESRGAGCVVGVGSVAGDRGRIGNYVYGSAKAGFHTYLSGLRNRLTRSGGHVVTVKPGFVDTAMTWGIEGMFLVASPDRIATDILKAVKKRRDVIYTPAFWKLIMTIIKTIPERVFKKLSV
- a CDS encoding UbiA family prenyltransferase, yielding MSKKPLVLDIDGTFLRTDMLLESFWSGMGRAPLETLRASARHWRDRARLKAELAQLGAPRVDLMPVNPKVMEMAKVAQAQGHEVILASASDRSLVEPLAAHHGLSSRVFASDGQTNLKGDAKAEALVEAFGARGFHYAGNELADMPIWQQADDTILVGDVPGARAALEADGHNVTELASGWKWRALMKAMRPHQYVKNVLLLLPLLAAHNFGLSALMPVLLAIVAFSAAASTIYLVNDLLDLDADRLHPTKKNRPFASGALPLSVGMLAVGLLAAIAIGVAAALNAAFLGVVLLYMVLSLAYSLKLKRMRWVDIATLAALYTLRVVAGAAAGEIFVSGFMLVFVFPVFVTLGCVKRLTELTLATSDERLPGRGYGRPDRSDLLNVAGLGMFGSMLVFFLYTFTEQAQQLYPTQWLLWLAMLPLGGWLFRMVSLGYKGKQDYDPIVFAMRDRHGISLILFTLTLMFYAAGLFHEAFGV